From Paracoccus aminovorans, one genomic window encodes:
- a CDS encoding DUF2285 domain-containing protein — MDAHSLDRIQALTRMWRRLHGLSVPQDTRMTAQQRRRLKNMLRAVDGRLNDAEYREIAEVIFGVERVSADPWKTSALRDVVLDLVKDGFAMINGGYRKLLRHRRRS; from the coding sequence ATTGACGCCCATAGTCTCGATCGCATCCAGGCCCTCACGCGCATGTGGCGACGGCTGCATGGGCTGTCCGTGCCTCAGGATACCCGCATGACAGCTCAACAACGACGTCGCCTCAAGAACATGCTGCGCGCTGTCGATGGCCGCTTGAACGACGCAGAATATCGCGAAATCGCCGAAGTGATTTTCGGCGTTGAACGAGTCTCTGCCGATCCTTGGAAAACCTCGGCGCTCCGCGACGTCGTGCTTGATCTGGTGAAGGACGGTTTCGCGATGATCAATGGCGGCTATCGCAAGCTGCTTCGCCACCGCCGCCGTTCGTAG
- a CDS encoding helix-turn-helix transcriptional regulator: MTTHIATLPPRFLRTKEAAAFLSLSARTLEKHRTYGTGPAYRKLGGRVVYSIDELEAWAERGVVTSTSDPRGSVLPAKRQAQPTAALAGRNAR; the protein is encoded by the coding sequence ATGACCACCCATATCGCGACGTTGCCGCCGCGCTTCCTGCGCACCAAGGAAGCCGCTGCCTTCCTGAGCCTGTCCGCCCGAACACTCGAAAAGCACCGTACCTATGGTACAGGGCCAGCCTATCGCAAGCTCGGAGGCCGCGTCGTCTATTCGATCGACGAGCTCGAAGCCTGGGCCGAGCGTGGGGTTGTCACCTCAACCTCCGACCCTCGCGGCAGTGTTCTCCCCGCTAAACGACAGGCCCAGCCCACAGCGGCTCTCGCCGGTCGTAACGCCCGCTGA